AGAAAAAGCGAAAATCCTTACCTGAAACTGTCCCTCACAAGTGCCGCAGTCtttctttctctgctcttctttaACTCCCAGTGCTTCTGAGCCAGGAGCCACCGTCTTCCTGCTCTGCTTCTCTTTAACTCCTGGCGCTTTAGCgaatgtcactgctgtactcccGTGCATGTGTAAAAGTACATCATTGAGGTCTATGGGGCATTCCGTGAGACCGTGGGATCTTTCATTGACACAGGCAATGCCCTGCAACCGTCACTGGTGAAAGCTGTTGGGATTGACTCTTAGACTTCCCCCTGAGTTTAAGAAAGTCAGGTGGAGGAGATATATAGAAACAAAGTTTGGCAAGTTGTTCATAGCAGGAATTTCAGACTGTATTCTCCTCATGTATCCTATGGGCAACTGACCAAAGGAGTCCTAAGCTGCCAGCAAACAAACAATTAATTACAGGCTGGTGTCCTTAATCCTATTGTCCATTAAACATGCTATTATGTTACTCTGCTTGGTATAATAACAGCGGTGTATCCAGACTCCCTGTAACTATTAGAACTGGTTATTTCCTATAAATAATACATTCTCTACTTCTTGCCCACATCAAAATAAATATAGGCATGGGGTGATCTAACCTCTCCTTGTCATCTaaagaacatataaaataaaattatgtaatAGTTACAAAATCCTACAATGATGATaactcaattattattattattattattattattgacatttatatagtgccaacagattctgtagcgctttacaatataatgagaggggggatttaactataaataggacaattacaagaaaacttacaggaatgataggttgaagaggacactgctcatacgagtctataggaggtggggtataaaacaccttaggacagaaaatagcaatcaaataaggtgggagtgaagcagagctggaggagagagtatagTGCTGCCCTTAAGGAGagaacaagagacaggtatgtgaggtagaggttgcCTCATCGTTTTATAATCCTTGAAATAGGCATCCATTAAAATAAAACCCTTCAAGCCCAAGGTAATTTTTCAGAGTTAGAGAGAGTTCAATTACTATTTTTCCAACGTAATGGCCTCTAAATATTGATAGATTGGATGTACACCAAAACTGGAGTATAGGGGTTTACGAGCACTATAAGTATTAGTTTAGCTCTGTTCCTAGCGGTGGCGAGGTAAAATTTAATTGACAGACTCTTTATCCTCTTGTCATATAATTCAACTTCTCTATCTCACTCCTCTACAGATGAAGGCAGCAGTGGTTATGAAGAAATCCCGGGAGCACAGCACATATAGCAGCAATGTAGCACAGGTCCTGGACCATATACttgatttaatgtatttatttattgaactGACACCCTACATTTTCCCTGTTCAGCTTCATCTGTTATTTAGCATTACTCAACAGATATCAAGTAACAAGAGAGCTTTCAGTATTAAAGATGATTTGAAAAAGCCTTTTTCAAGTCATCTTAAGTCAgactttttgtttttcctttctcaGTTGTGAATAGGGTCTTTAAGCAGCTGTTTTAAACTGTCATGAAACAATTGTAAACCAACAATTTTTGAAAAGTATCGTTAGTGAATAGATTATAGAGTAAAGGGTCATATATGATTTAAACACAATTATTTATCAACTCCTGTGTAGAAATAATTTTGTCTTTATAAATCTTCAAGAATTATAAACCTTGCGGTGACATGAATGTACTGATTAATGCCTGATGATGTAAGCACCCCCTAATGTTTAGTGTTGCATGGAATTGTACAATCAGACCATGTTGTTATTGCGTGTCtgctttttagaaaaaaacaactttgtcTTTAATtcctatatgttttatttatcacATTTTATAAACTGGAAAGATGGCATTCTTTAGTTATCTCAAATGTTTAGGCAAAATATATACCTAAATATACTTGACAGAGCCATGCACTTTAAATATAGAGATGTCCTTTAtgataatttattttgaaataataTTTTACTAAATGGATTTTTACAATTCAAGAATCATCAAGGCTTTTACCAAAAGTGTTTACAAAAATCACATTTAAGCACATTTACAAAGCATTGGAGCCTTAAATTATCAAACTATAAGAAAATATACAATgggaagaaaaatataattttttcttaGTTATGTGGTTCATGTCATAGATCAAATAACACTTTGACAAATGTACCTTGAGAGCtgccataaaataaaaattgacagCTTTTTTCTCTGGAGAGTTCTCATGCTGCATGATAGCCTTAAAACATAGAAACAGGAACAACATTTCAATATAAGGTTCAGTTATATTGTTTCCAGTTGCGTTCTTGAAATACTCCAGACACTAAAGCATCCATACTAAGTTTATTATGGGTTCCTCAAAATAACTATACAAATACAATTGGCCTGTTTAAAAGAAAACAAGGTATAAGATGGTTCTGGAAGAACATctatatttcaataaaaaaaatctttttttctgcgGTCATTAGCAATCTTGAAGGAACGCTGGTATCAATATTTACACTCTAAGTATCATCAATGTTAAGTCTATACTTTTAATCTTCTACTGATTTGCAGTTCCTTTCTTGAACACCTTTTATGCCATATGTTTTCATGTATGTTTTTCTTCTGTATTCACAAAGTTTAAAAACAGCAACATTTCATCATACTCTATAACAATATAACATATTTTATATGACATATTTTTCAATGGTAACCCCACTTTTAAATGTTCATCCTTGATTCATAAGTGTTTACAAATAAGTTTCAAAGAATGGTCTTGCTACCTGCAACCACAAGATTCAACTACCATGTCTTCATATTGCTTGTACACTACATTGTTGGCAGAATCTATATAAAGAATGCTTATTGGACTTAACCTAGTTGGAACACAACAGGTTGGAGGTGTAGTCTCTGGGTCCATTGAGTTCATTAGCGTTTGGATTACTGCATGATTTGTAGGTTCTAAATGGGATCTCAAAGGAAATTCACAAACTCCTTCACAATGATATGCCTCATACTCTAAAGGTGCAATAATCCAGTCATCCCAACCCATGTCCTTGAAGTTAACATGAAGGGGTTTCTTGCTGCATCTTGTTTTTGAATTCTTATTTGGCCTCTTCCCTTGACGAGTTGAAAGAGGGGCTCTTCTCTTTCTTCTCTGATTGAACAAATATTCATACACAGTTTTATCATCTTGGCCTGATCTAGCCTTTATCTCATTGAAAAATAAGTCACGTTTTTTTGTCCTTCCAAAGACAAGAAAAATTGCTTTCTCGTTTGTTTGTCTTCCAGTTCTGTTAAATCCCAGATTTTTTAAGTCAATGGGCTTTCCCTTATCCAAAACCTCAAGTTCAAAACACAAATGAGCATAGTTTTTGAAATTTTTAAACAGCTTCCATATGTCAAAGACTTCCCATTTTGATAAATCAATATTGCCAATAGGTCTAGAATCCAGAAGTATTGCTGCTTTTTTGTTTGCTGGGCAACTGAATAACTTTATCTGTGAGAATTTTCCAGACAGTTGAAATTTTAAATCAGTTGACTTTTTTCTAAGTATACGCAACTCTGCACCTAGTAAGCCATCTTTCTCCAAGGCACTGAtgtcaaaaatgtatttttgtcgTCTCGTCATTGTCATTTTTTCATCTAAAACAAATTGAGAATACATAAGCATAGATTTAAAGTGTAATACATggcatattgttatatattttgtacCCAAACACCAAGATTAAAACAAAAATCATAACAAATCCAAAATGGTGcgcaaaaatatatatgaaaaatctaCAGAGCAATTGAAGCAGGAGTTGATTGAATACGGTGTCATTTTCCTGTTCAAACCAATTTAGCACTACTTTTTGTTAAACCTTTTCTGGATTATGATCATAAAACACCTGAGCAACAGAATTGTAAAATCAGATTGAGATTTTATCTCACATAATAAATTAAGGTAAGAcatttgtgtgcctgtgtgcatGGATATAGCTTCCTGATTACTCACTATAGTGACGTACTGCAGTCTAAATATAATcggatcatattttttttttttacattaagataCATTTTTTTAGCTTAACCTTTAATCTCATGTCACCACTTCCATAGTTTTATATATCATAATTGCTTTCAAATTGATGCTTCCTATAAAACATTTGGTGCTGTTTCATGGTCATGAACAAATGCAGAACTAACTTCATTTTTGTACTAATAAAGAGCAATGCTGTCACATTTTGTGCATACCAAATTACAGATTTTTGGCAGGTCTACATAACTGCTACGTCGCATTAAGTACTATCATTAGTAAATTAACATTTTGCTTTTATGGGGGGTGCTGCCCTATGTTGTATTATTAGGATGTCAATCTCAGGATATTTTGTAGATTCTGTTTGCTTTCTTTTACTGCTATGATTAAGGAGTTCTATCACGAAGCAATTGAAATGATTAACTACACTGGTAGAAGCTAGCTTTTTAGTAGTAACAAGtgtttataatatgttttatacAATACTTTGCCAAAAGTGCCTTTCATTTAGTTTTAACATTTTACACCTGGCAGAGAAGTGGTTAAATTGatttaattaaaaacacaagTTCTAATATCTCAACATTATAATGTAAATGCAAACAATCAATACTTATGGGTAcatagagagaaagaaagagtggGGAGAGAGGATCCATATATTAATCTTGTTAGTACTAGAATCTACAACATGCTTACCAAGTTGTTTTGTCTGTTTCACTAATTATTTTCTCTGGTATCAATTTCAGTGAGGAAGTTGGACAAGTTGTTTATTTTATCTTGCAAGCTGCATGGATTTTTGTTAAATCACACACAGTTCCTGTACAAAATAACTGGACACATTTTACTCATAAAAGAATGGATTTTATTGCACAATAATCGGATATTGACAAATCATCATTAGAATATGATACATGTCCGACTGCATATTTACACAGCTAATATGCTATACGCTatacgctatatatatatatatatatacatatagtgtgtgtgtgtgtgtatatatatatatgatctagtaATAATAAATGAAGATTTCATGTAAAAATTTAATTATGGGTTCTTAGATAGACTGGAAAGCAGACTACACACCGGGCTATTCCTTGCAATGTAATTAGACACATTTACCTAACCATAGTAGCAAGTTGTATAAAACAGGTGCAGAACAGCCTAAAAAGGGGTAATGTAACTTTATAAAATAGCAGTAACTTATATTTACATTCTGGAGAGCGACTTTCAAATTTTAAAGACATACACAGACTATTAACCATTTCATCACAAATGTCTTGCCATGGAAGTAATGATGTTATAGCAGTTGCCAAATCCTTCATCATGAAGACATTAAAGATCTAACTATGGGCTAGATTCTAATAGGTGGGATGAGTGCATCTCTTGAAGACAATAAAAAAGGATATTAATTTACAAATATAAGCTTATATACTGCCTTAAAAACCTTTGTGATTATCATGTACTCTAAAATAAGTAATGTTGTTAGAAGAGAATTAGTTGTTAGAAGAGAATAAGACACATATTGGAACACTGTTAAAATGTAATTTGTTGAGATGTCATATATGTAATAGTTCTGCAACTGTTTTGGATCTAAAATATTTTGATGATGTTGTTGGAGGAATTTATTACAAACGATAATCTGTCATTTCTTACCTTGTCCTTTGTCTATAAAGCTGGTGATGGTGTTAGCTAGTCCTGCTTCCAGTTTCAAACTTCCGTTAATGCCTTTCTTTTCAGCATCGGATAGAGTTCGATACAATGACAGCATGTATTCATGAGGAGTGATAAGGGGGTGTTTAAAAGTGTCTTTTTGTTCTTTCTCTATATGTGGGTTTGTAGACTTTTTAGGCTTGAACCCAGGAGAATCTGCATGAACATTAACAATTTTTGTAGGGGCCCTACCACCAATCTGTTGTTGAGGCTGTGGATTTCCAGTTTTCCAACCTGGTTGTTTTATCTCAGAGTCCTCATTCTTGATTTCTAGAGCAGAACCTTTTGCAACTTGCTTCTTCAAGTCATCACTTTTAATTGGAAGAATCTTTGGTTGAACACCAGCACTCTTAGCCCTGTTCTTTGGAAGACCAACCTCATGGCCCAAGTTTCCAGTTCTAGATGTGTTAACCTTCAGCAATGGGGTTTTATCTTTTCCTCCCCCTAAAGAAATCCCTACTTTAGTTCCTGGTTGACTTTGTCCTTGTTCATCATGGCCCAGAACCACAGGGACCAAATTCAGGTAGTCCCATGATAGATACCAAAGAAGTATACTAATATAATTCAGTATTTTCATCCTCTGATCTTTCTTTGAACATcaccacacaaaaaaaaggcAAAGGTTCCACCAAACTGGCATAAGACAACATGAAATAAACTGAAATATGAAACTGTCAAAAACAACTTTCTCCTTATCGTACACTTAAAATCTGTTTGCGTAATGTTTGTATCCAGTCCCATAGTGAAAACTAACATAAATTTAGATCTATCTATTTTTTCCAGTAAGCAGCTGAAAAGAACTTGCTTGTGAAAGGTATAGTTGACCTCTCTCTTTTCTGCTTCAAAACTGTCTGAATACTTGAAGGAGTCTTGTTTAAatctgagtgtttttttttccaagaaggaAGAATGGCGTAATGCTGCCTctgtgtaaaacttttttttttttttttttttttaagatttgaaTCCTTTCCAGTGAaaatatttcacacacacagacttgcaGGTGCTCTGAAAACTTTTACAAACCTGAACTCAGGAATTGAAAGTGGAATtcccaaaaaaaacaatttaattacTCTCTGATGTCATGCTGTCTAAACTAATTTAAGTGCGatgtatttcttaaaaaaaaaaaaatctttaacctTTCCGTTAACTTGAATCATACCCTATATAAAACCATTTTGAAGCACCAAAATGTCAAATTATGTCATTTAAAGGGTCTACATTAACCTTGCATGAACCTATTGGGAATTGGAACAAAAAACATTACTAATCTTTGTTGTGTTAATTAAAACTCAATTAATACCTCTTAACAGAAGACTGTGCACTACCTTCgtcccatacacacatataaaaaaaatcacatcaatATTTAATAATTCTGATTTGTTTTCTTAAAAGCTTTCTAACCCgttattttcaaaatgttaaataaaaactcAAATTAAATGACATGTTAATGTGATAATGCCATAGCACTTTCAAAATACTTTATAAAATGTTCTATAAAATTAAGTATTGTAGCAATGAATAAATTGGAaattaagaggaaaaaaaatatttccttgcTTCATATAAAGCTCCACTATTCCTTTCCAGATGTTTCTATCCCTGAGGTTTTAGTACTGCGTGATGTTAAACAGCAGTGTCCCCTGCagtctatatttaaaataaaaattccttttGTTAATATTTTCCAGCATACCTGGTTTCACATTAGTGCAAATGAAACGCATACACCACTCAAGCTAGCTATTTGTTGATGGTATTATCTAAATAAGTTATAGCCTTGTACGAAGTACAATGTTTCCAGTATGTTCTGGTCTTATTTTTCAAAACTGTAATTCTTCACCTAAACTGGAGACTGTAGAAATTGATTGCATCTAGGAAACCATTTAATTACCTACTTTAAAAATTAGAGGTTCTGTGCAGGGAGCCTATTTAATCATTGCCCTTATTATATTCCAAGcagtgtgatgtgtatgagacACTAGACTGTGTTGAGTAGTATATTTTATGGTAAGCATTTTTCCCAAATCTGCTTCTGCATCAGCCATTTGATGACTTATCTGGGTTCAACTGCGGTTtaaaaaacaatgtatttaatATACACTAGGTGCTATATGAACCTCTAGAATAAGGAGTGTATGAAACTATTTAGTTGTTTAAGTACAGCTAATAATATTGGAGATATAGCGGAGGTATCGATCACATGTGCTATATTAGTAATTCTTATTTAAGTAAGATTTTCTCTGATCCATTTCCACTACGTTCAGAATCCAGCTCAACTACACCATCAAAACTCATTTTTTAAGCATGTTTGACATCTGTACAAATCTGGCTGGGAAAGTTACAAAAGCACTTTAAACACTAAAACCTCTTAATGAAGTGgctttggtgtatagctcatacCCCTgcattgcaatttcactgcttaattataTACCATTTAGCAGCTAAACCactctatttatgcagccctttATTGccgcatctcctgctctgttactcTCCTACCACAGTCTTGTGTGTATAATTAAAgttcaaatagcagaacaagagataagaacttctaaaacacactgtgctataagaatctgattgaaaatggaataaaaaataattgagaCTGGGTGATTCACAGTCAGaaagtatggctagggctgcataaacagaaacaaagtgatttatctcctacaTAACAGAGAATTTAATGTTGCTTACAGTACCCTATTACAGTTTAAAGGGTACTCAAATCACCCTTAATTTAACTCTGCCTTGTGACTTGTTGGCCTCTGCCCAATTTCATCACATGACAGAAGGCTTTACATTTTGCTTGAATCTCTCTTTACTGATTTCCCAGCAGCACCAATCAGAACATCAGTCACAGTAACCAATCAAAAACCGCATGGCAGTCTATATAAAGCCATAACATATCAAAcacctcctctttctttactgctcctgaACAGaacaggttatatatatatatatatatatatatatatatatatattatatatagattttattgTTACCTAATACACATTTATTTCATAGGGGTCATTCTGCCTTTATTGAATTCCTTACTCCCTACTGTCTACCTTGTCCTGCTTCCTTACCTGTTCCTATGGGCTCTTGACCTTTCTATTCACATTACATTCACGGCTCTCACACAACTGGTTCCAAGATTGTTTTTTACACTGGACTGCGAGTAGTTGTACAATCGCTAGGACCatgggtggcggccatcttggatcttgcaAGGCCAATTTTACTTGCCTTACAGGTGCTAGGCCTCTCACACATTTGGATCCGAACTGACTCCAAATTTACTCCGAATCATACTTTATATTTTAATTCAGAAAGACAGGTATTACTTACCTAATTCACAAATTCAAGACTCAGGCTAAAGATTATGTTGATTTAAACAATATGTGACAGCCGCATTGTGCACACTGCAACGTGCCCCCTACTGTATGACAGGGGTAAACTCCATATTGTCACTGTGCATATCCACTGTGCATGTTCTCTTATCCATAGACGCAGGGTATTCACTGTGTAAGCCACAGTTTTATAGTGCTGTATTGGGTGAACCCTTAAACATAACAACAggcctgtgtatatgtatgtactgtgtgtaTTAACAGCTGAGCCTATTTACAAATATCCGGATCATAGCAtatgaggaactttagaaaccgcacaaacagaacaggcctgcacatactccttaacatccttcctgagggaatcccaccaaaatgatctcatgatagcagaagtggaCTTATTAATACACGGGCGGCAGGCAGATACGTTGTCGTGAAATatcttcatgatattaaccctttcccctaATGGAACAAACAATCtgtcctgaggtttaccgcagggcgcctgagactgagcctccatgatggagccaagcagcGGAGAGGACAAtcacaagggaaaccatgacagggcactgagcaggatgagaactgggcctaaatacccctcctctggatctgatggGCTGTAATCAGCCtttaaccccaaaggcagttaccaggttctcatttgcataattgctgctcagcacaaaccctcctgtggatttgattgctgctcggcacaacttttcctgtcaggacaataatgttgctcggcacaacttttcctgtcagaacagtaaatgtcattaatcacatttttatatgcggatgaatacgtgacaatacCACTCTATCAATGTCATGACTCATGAGACCTTACTATTCAGCATCTTACTTTCCAGTACAGGGAATACctgtctgtcaggatctgttgaTTTGCAAGCTCTTATGAGGTATTAAGATGGATTGGCCTCTAGCTCCCAAGTATCCTCATATTTTGAATATGGATCTTGTACTTCATTTTTTGTGTGATTGGTCGACAAATTAACCTTTGTCGCTTCACCAGCTTTCAGCGAAATTGACTTTTGTCTCTTTTCTTTTCATCGTGTTTCTGACATCCGGACTTTATATCCTTGTTTTGGAAAGTTCCACAACTTTGCATAGTGGCAACCCTTTGACGATACATGGAGATCACTTCTCCTATCTGTTCTGCTAGTATGAGTCAACTCCTTATTtcttatagtaaaaaccaaagaaaaaaagttacctgctctCTTTCCACAtctctatgtatttttaaacaaatggaggtttttagttacctccaaaggacatgagagggtatgcccacctgccacatcaaggcagacctcttaggtgggtcctaactcgaACCATTTGCcttccttgcttccttgagcttctggcaaaaatatctctaatgagacagaaaggggtattttttatatacatccctacatgcttattaacccttagccccagtggcgtacata
Above is a genomic segment from Pelobates fuscus isolate aPelFus1 chromosome 6, aPelFus1.pri, whole genome shotgun sequence containing:
- the GDF5 gene encoding growth/differentiation factor 5; the protein is MKILNYISILLWYLSWDYLNLVPVVLGHDEQGQSQPGTKVGISLGGGKDKTPLLKVNTSRTGNLGHEVGLPKNRAKSAGVQPKILPIKSDDLKKQVAKGSALEIKNEDSEIKQPGWKTGNPQPQQQIGGRAPTKIVNVHADSPGFKPKKSTNPHIEKEQKDTFKHPLITPHEYMLSLYRTLSDAEKKGINGSLKLEAGLANTITSFIDKGQDEKMTMTRRQKYIFDISALEKDGLLGAELRILRKKSTDLKFQLSGKFSQIKLFSCPANKKAAILLDSRPIGNIDLSKWEVFDIWKLFKNFKNYAHLCFELEVLDKGKPIDLKNLGFNRTGRQTNEKAIFLVFGRTKKRDLFFNEIKARSGQDDKTVYEYLFNQRRKRRAPLSTRQGKRPNKNSKTRCSKKPLHVNFKDMGWDDWIIAPLEYEAYHCEGVCEFPLRSHLEPTNHAVIQTLMNSMDPETTPPTCCVPTRLSPISILYIDSANNVVYKQYEDMVVESCGCR